The Phalacrocorax carbo chromosome 29 unlocalized genomic scaffold, bPhaCar2.1 SUPER_29_unloc_1, whole genome shotgun sequence genome includes a window with the following:
- the KDM5C gene encoding lysine-specific demethylase 5C isoform X2 has translation MEEGEQQRGGGGWAEWVPAPGGSPPWGTPPPPEGDEEARRGRGGDWGAMEPTGDAVPSRSVTAPIKAAGEERVAATPRPPKTVGEPRGKGGGTGKGPGGRPPGEERSPRKTPEERGARSGDRPGPEDKVRRPFGGPRSGGEAPRGPPTGGEQRGEWGTPWLSVAGELEPPEDFLPPPECPVFEPSWAEFSDPLGYIAKIRPIAEKSGICKIRPPADWQPPFAVEVDNFRFTPRIQRLNELEAQTRVKLNYLDQIAKFWEIQGSSLKIPNVERRILDLYSLSKVVMEEGGYEAICKDRRWARVAQRLAYPSGKNIGSLLRAHYERIIYPYEMYQSGANLVCNTRPFESEEKDREYKPHSIPLRQSVQPSKFNSYGRRAKRLQQEPEPTEEDIEKNPELKKLQIYGAGPKMLGLGLVAKDKTLRKKDKDGPECPPTVVVKEEPAVSEAKVEPASPRAYLEGKEELRHSPEPCTKMTMRLRRSHSNSQFVDSYICRICSRGDEDDKLLLCDGCDDNYHIFCLLPPLPEIPKGIWRCPKCVMAECKRPPEAFGFEQATREYTLQSFGEMADSFKADYFNMPVHMVPTELVEKEFWRLVNSIEEDVTVEYGADIHSKEFGSGFPISDGKRKLSPEEEEYAGSGWNLNVMPVLKQSVLCHINADISGMKVPWLYVGMVFSAFCWHIEDHWSYSINYLHWGEPKTWYGVPSFAAEHLEEVMKKLTPELFESQPDLLHQLVTLMNPNTLMAHGVPVVRTNQCAGEFVITFPRAYHSGFNQGYNFAEAVNFCTADWLPAGRQCIEHYRRLRRYCVFSHEELICKMAACPEKLDLNLAAAVHKEMFVLVQEERKLRKALLEKGITEAEREAFELLPDDERQCDKCKTTCFLSALACYDCPQCLVCLYHMDDLCKCPRSKQYLRYRYTLDELPAMLHKLKVRAESFDTWANKVRIALEVEDGRKRTLEELRALESEARERKFPENELLHRLKGCLGQAERCVSEALGLISSQETGVPAPSLTVEELRAFLEQMNQLPCVMHQIGEVQALLERVEAFQAEARAALESDPPGPGALRGLLERGARLGVEVPESRRLERQLAQAAWLEEVTATLRSPRARVPLPVMRGLIQAGRTVAPSPAVDVAMAELQELLTIAQRWEEKAQMCLEARQKHPPATLAAIIKEAENIPALLPNIQALKEALAKARAWIADVEEIQNGDHYPCLDDLEGLVAVGRDLPVRLEELRQLEVQVGTAHSWRDKASRTFLKKNSCYTLLEVLCPCADAGSDSSKRLKWRQEPGLYKLDAESLGLSAQDLRDPGAVIVAFKEGEQKEKEGMLRLRHANAQKAAPPLPGPGPPSCVCGQPASSGMLQCQLCRDWFHCACVAWPRLGSQKPSPAWWEWDAKFLCPLCQRSRRPRLETILALLVALQKLPVRLPEGEALQCLTERAITWQDRARQLLASPEVAGPLERLAALRHRLHGDGAGALREASRNEQTKVSVENGDAPSPEKNGPLPSELEALSAALPRLQGPVLELAEGARRRLEELMMEGDLLEVTLDEAQSIWRLLQAARPPPLPLFRLLLELEQAERRGARARGRDPERRRKRRAERGDLPPLAKEELEPKRSRGPEGGTPRDSPPPGPHTPGDS, from the exons ATGGAAGAGGGGGAGCAGCAACGCGGAGGGGGCGGTTGGGCCGAGTGGGTGCCCGCCCCGGGTGGGTCCCCGCCTTGGGGCACCCCACCACCGCCCGAGGGGGATGAGGAGGCCAGGCGGGGTCGGGGTGGCGATTGGGGAGCTATGGAGCCCACCGGAGACGCGGTTCCCTCCCGGTCGGTTACGGCCCCCATTAAAGCCGCGGGGGAGGAGAGGGTCGCGGCGACCCCGCGTCCCCCCAAAACCGTTGGAGAGCCGCGGGGTAAAGGCGGGGGAACCGGTAAAGGACCTGGTGGGCGACCCCCGGGTGAGGAGCGAAGTCCCCGTAAGACGCCCGAGGAACGGGGGGCCCGAAGTGGGGATCGCCCAGGCCCTGAGGACAAGGTCCGGAGACCCTTTGGGGGTCCCCGAAGCGGGGGAGAAGCCCCTCGGGGTCCCCCCACCGGTGGGGAGCAGCGGGGCGAGTGGGGGACGCCTTGGTTATCGGTGGCCGGTGAACTGGAGCCCCCCGAGGACTTTTTACCCCCTCCCGAATGCCCCGTCTTCGAGCCCAGCTGGGCCGAATTCAGCGACCCCCTGGGTTACATCGCCAAGATCCGCCCCATCGCCGAGAAAAGCGGCATCTGCAAGATCCGACCCCCTGCT GACTGGCAGCCCCCCTTCGCCGTGGAGGTGGACAACTTCAGGTTTACACCCCGCATCCAGCGGCTCAACGAGCTGGAG GCGCAGACCCGGGTGAAGCTAAACTACCTGGACCAGATCGCCAAGTTTTGGGAAATCCAGGGTTCCTCGCTGAAGATCCCCAACGTTGAGCGACGCATCCTCGACCTCTACAGCCTCAGCAAG GTGGTGATGGAGGAAGGGGGGTACGAGGCCATTTGCAAGGACCGGCGGTGGGCTCGGGTGGCCCAACGCCTCGCGTACCCCTCGGGGAAAAACATCGGCTCGCTCCTGCGCGCCCACTACGAGCGCATCATCTACCCCTATGAGATGTACCAGTCGGGAGCCAACCTGGTG TGCAACACGCGGCCCTTTGAGAGCGAGGAGAAGGACCGGGAGTACAAACCCCACAGCATCCCGCTGCGCCAGTCCGTCCAGCCTTCCAAGTTCAACAGCTACGGCCGTCGGGCTAAACGCCTGCAGCAGGAG CCGGAGCCGACAGAGGAAGACATCGAGAAAAACCCGGAGCTGAAAAAGCTGCAGATCTACGGGGCCGGCCCCAAAATGTTGGGGTTGGGGCTGGTGGCCAAAGACAAGACCTTGCGTAAGAAAG ATAAAGATGGTCCCGAGTGTCCCCCCACGGTGGTGGTGAAGGAGGAACCGGCGGTATCCGAAGCCAAGGTGGAGCCGGCGTCTCCCCGCGCTTacctggaggggaaggaggagctgcGGCACAGCCCGGAGCCCTGCACCAAAATGACCATGCGCCTGCGCCGCAGCCACAGCAACAGCCAATTC GTTGATTCCTACATCTGCCGGATCTGCTCGCGGGGGGATGAGGACGACAAGCTGCTCCTCTGCGACGGCTGCGACGACAACTACCACATCTTCTGCCTCCTCCCGCCCCTGCCCGAAATCCCCAAGGGCATTTGGCGCTGCCCCAAATGCGTCATGGCG GAATGCAAGCGACCGCCCGAGGCTTTCGGCTTTGAGCAGGCGACGCGGGAATACACCTTGCAGAGCTTCGGGGAGATGGCCGACTCCTTCAAAGCCGACTATTTCAACATGCCCGTCCAT ATGGTCCCCACGGAGCTGGTGGAGAAGGAATTTTGGCGGCTGGTGAACAGCATCGAGGAGGACGTGACGGTGGAGTACGGCGCCGATATCCACTCCAAGGAGTTCGGCAGCGGTTTCCCCATCAGCGACGGCAAAAGGAAGCTCTCGCCGGAGGAGGAG GAGTACGCCGGCAGCGGTTGGAACCTGAACGTGATGCCGGTGTTGAAGCAGTCGGTGCTGTGCCACATCAACGCCGACATTTCGGGGATGAAGGTGCCCTGGCTCTACGTGGGGATGGTcttctctgccttctgctggCACATCGAGGACCACTGGAGCTACTCCATCAACTACCTCCACTG GGGCGAGCCCAAGACGTGGTACGGGGTTCCCTCCTTCGCGGCGGAGCACCTGGAAGAGGTGATGAAGAAGCTGACGCCGGAGCTTTTCGAGAGCCAGCCCGACCTTCTCCACCAACTCGTCACCCTCATGAACCCCAACACCCTCATGGCCCACGGTGTCCCC GTTGTACGGACCAACCAGTGCGCCGGCGAGTTCGTCATCACCTTCCCCCGGGCGTACCACAGCGGGTTCAACCAGGGTTACAACTTCGCCGAAGCCGTCAACTTCTGCACTGCCGACTGG CTGCCTGCCGGCAGGCAGTGCATCGAGCACTACCGCCGTCTGCGACGTTACTGCGTCTTCTCCCACGAGGAACTCATCTGTAAGATGGCGGCTTGCCCCGAAAAGCTGGACCTCAACTTGGCGGCCGCCGTTCACAAAGAGATGTTCGTGCTGGTGCAGGAGGAGCGTAAACTCCGCAAAGCGCTGTTGGAAAAG GGTATTACGGAGGCGGAGCGGGAGGCTTTCGAGCTGTTGCCGGACGACGAGCGGCAGTGCGATAAATGCAAGACGACGTGTTTCCTCTCGGCGCTGGCTTGTTACGACTGTCCCCAGTGCCTCGTCTGCCTCTACCACATGGACGATCTCTGCAAGTGCCCCCGCAGCAAGCAGTACCTCAG GTACCGCTACACGCTGGACGAGCTGCCGGCCATGCTGCACAAGCTGAAGGTGCGAGCAGAGTCCTTCGACACCTGGGCCAACAAGGTCCGCATCGCGCTGGAGGTCGAGGACGGCCGCAAGCGAA CGCTGGAGGAGCTGCGGGCGCTGGAGTCGGAGGCACGGGAGCGCAAGTTCCCCGAGAACGAGCTGCTGCATCGGCTCAAGGGCTGCCTGGGTCAAGCCGAGCGTTGCGTCTCCGAGGCTCTGGGGCTCATCAGCTCCCAGGAGACCGG GGTACCAGCACCCTCGCTGACGGTGGAGGAGCTCCGCGCCTTCCTGGAGCAGATGAACCAGCTGCCCTGCGTCATGCACCAGATCGGGGAGGTCCAG gCGTTGCTGGAGCGCGTGGAGGCTTTCCAAGCGGAGGCACGGGCGGCGCTGGAGTCGGACCCCCCGGGGCCAGGGGCTCTGCGGGGGTTGCTGGAGCGAGGAGCCCGGCTGGGTGTGGAGGTGCCGGAGAGCCGGCGGTTGGAACGGCAGCTGGCCCAGGCCGCTTGGTTGGAGGAGGTGACGGCCACCCTGCGATCTCCTCGCGCCCGCGTCCCCCTCCCAGTCATGCGGGGTCTCATCCAGGCCGGCCGAACCGTCGCCCCCAGCCCGGCCGTCGACGTGGCCATGGCcgagctgcaggagctgctcacCATCGCTCAGCGTTGGGAGGAGAAGGCTCAGATGTGCCTGGAGGCCAG GCAGAAGCACCCCCCGGCCACGCTGGCTGCCATCATTAAAGAAGCAGAGAACATCCCGGCCCTCCTGCCCAACATCCAGGCGCTGAAAGAAGCCCTAGCCAAGGCTCGCGCCTGGATCGCCGACGTGGAGGAGATCCAG AACGGCGACCACTACCCCTGCCTGGATGACCTGGAGGGACTGGTGGCAGTGGGTCGGGATTTACCGGTGCGGTTGGAGGAGCTGCGGCAGCTGGAGGTACAGGTCGGCACGGCTCATTCCTGGCGGGATAAAGCTTCCCGTAccttcctgaagaaaaattCCTGCTACACCTTGTTGGAG GTGCTGTGTCCTTGCGCCGACGCCGGTTCCGACAGCAGCAAGCGGTTGAAGTGGCGGCAGGAGCCGGGGCTTTACAAACTGGACGCCGAGAGCTTGGGGTTGTCGGCGCAGGATCTCCGCGACCCCGGCGCCGTG attGTGGCGTTTAAAGAAggggagcagaaagaaaaagaggggatGCTCCGGCTACGCCACGCCAACGCCCAAAAAGCCGCACCGCCGCTCCCGGGTCCCGGACCACCTTCATGCGTCTGCGGGCAACCGGCGAGCTCCGGCATGCTGCAGTGCCAGCTTTGCCGGGACTGGTTTCACTGTGCTTGCGTAGCTTGGCCCCGCTTGGGTTCTCAAAAACCATCTCCGGCTTGGTGGGAGTGGGACGCCAAATTTCTTTGCCCCCTTTGCCAACGATCGCGGCGTCCTCGGTTGGAAACCATCTTGGCGCTGTTGGTGGCTCTGCAGAAGTTGCCGGTGCGGTTGCCGGAGGGCGAAGCTTTGCAGTGTTTGACCGAACGAGCCATCACTTGGCAGGATCGCGCCCGTCAGCTCCTCGCTTCTCCCGAGGTAGCCGGGCCTTTGGAGCGGTTGGCGGCTCTGCGGCATCGCCTGCACGGGGACGGAGCCGGCGCGTTGCGGGAGGCCAGCCGCAACGAGCAGACGAAG GTGTCGGTGGAGAACGGCGATGCCCCCAGCCCGGAGAAGAACGGCCCCCTGCCCTCGG AGCTGGAGGCGCTGAGCGCGGCGCTGCCGCGGCTGCAGGGCCCGGTGCTGGAGCTGGCGgagggggcgcggcggcggctggAGGAGCTGATGATGGagggggacctgctggaggtGACGCTGGACGAGGCCCAGAGCATCTGGCGGCTGCTGCaggccgcccgcccgccccccctccctctcttccGCCTCCTTCTTGAG ctggagcaggcGGAGCGGCGGGGGGCTCGCGCCCGCGGCCGGGACCCCGAAAGACGTCGGAAACGCCGGGCGGAACGGGGTGACCTCCCCCCCCTGGccaaggaggagctggagccaAAGAGGAGTCGGGGTCCCGAGGGGGGGACCCCCCGGGacagccccccgcccggcccccaTACCCCCGGG gactCGTGA
- the KDM5C gene encoding lysine-specific demethylase 5C isoform X1, with the protein MEEGEQQRGGGGWAEWVPAPGGSPPWGTPPPPEGDEEARRGRGGDWGAMEPTGDAVPSRSVTAPIKAAGEERVAATPRPPKTVGEPRGKGGGTGKGPGGRPPGEERSPRKTPEERGARSGDRPGPEDKVRRPFGGPRSGGEAPRGPPTGGEQRGEWGTPWLSVAGELEPPEDFLPPPECPVFEPSWAEFSDPLGYIAKIRPIAEKSGICKIRPPADWQPPFAVEVDNFRFTPRIQRLNELEAQTRVKLNYLDQIAKFWEIQGSSLKIPNVERRILDLYSLSKVVMEEGGYEAICKDRRWARVAQRLAYPSGKNIGSLLRAHYERIIYPYEMYQSGANLVQCNTRPFESEEKDREYKPHSIPLRQSVQPSKFNSYGRRAKRLQQEPEPTEEDIEKNPELKKLQIYGAGPKMLGLGLVAKDKTLRKKDKDGPECPPTVVVKEEPAVSEAKVEPASPRAYLEGKEELRHSPEPCTKMTMRLRRSHSNSQFVDSYICRICSRGDEDDKLLLCDGCDDNYHIFCLLPPLPEIPKGIWRCPKCVMAECKRPPEAFGFEQATREYTLQSFGEMADSFKADYFNMPVHMVPTELVEKEFWRLVNSIEEDVTVEYGADIHSKEFGSGFPISDGKRKLSPEEEEYAGSGWNLNVMPVLKQSVLCHINADISGMKVPWLYVGMVFSAFCWHIEDHWSYSINYLHWGEPKTWYGVPSFAAEHLEEVMKKLTPELFESQPDLLHQLVTLMNPNTLMAHGVPVVRTNQCAGEFVITFPRAYHSGFNQGYNFAEAVNFCTADWLPAGRQCIEHYRRLRRYCVFSHEELICKMAACPEKLDLNLAAAVHKEMFVLVQEERKLRKALLEKGITEAEREAFELLPDDERQCDKCKTTCFLSALACYDCPQCLVCLYHMDDLCKCPRSKQYLRYRYTLDELPAMLHKLKVRAESFDTWANKVRIALEVEDGRKRTLEELRALESEARERKFPENELLHRLKGCLGQAERCVSEALGLISSQETGVPAPSLTVEELRAFLEQMNQLPCVMHQIGEVQALLERVEAFQAEARAALESDPPGPGALRGLLERGARLGVEVPESRRLERQLAQAAWLEEVTATLRSPRARVPLPVMRGLIQAGRTVAPSPAVDVAMAELQELLTIAQRWEEKAQMCLEARQKHPPATLAAIIKEAENIPALLPNIQALKEALAKARAWIADVEEIQNGDHYPCLDDLEGLVAVGRDLPVRLEELRQLEVQVGTAHSWRDKASRTFLKKNSCYTLLEVLCPCADAGSDSSKRLKWRQEPGLYKLDAESLGLSAQDLRDPGAVIVAFKEGEQKEKEGMLRLRHANAQKAAPPLPGPGPPSCVCGQPASSGMLQCQLCRDWFHCACVAWPRLGSQKPSPAWWEWDAKFLCPLCQRSRRPRLETILALLVALQKLPVRLPEGEALQCLTERAITWQDRARQLLASPEVAGPLERLAALRHRLHGDGAGALREASRNEQTKVSVENGDAPSPEKNGPLPSELEALSAALPRLQGPVLELAEGARRRLEELMMEGDLLEVTLDEAQSIWRLLQAARPPPLPLFRLLLELEQAERRGARARGRDPERRRKRRAERGDLPPLAKEELEPKRSRGPEGGTPRDSPPPGPHTPGDS; encoded by the exons ATGGAAGAGGGGGAGCAGCAACGCGGAGGGGGCGGTTGGGCCGAGTGGGTGCCCGCCCCGGGTGGGTCCCCGCCTTGGGGCACCCCACCACCGCCCGAGGGGGATGAGGAGGCCAGGCGGGGTCGGGGTGGCGATTGGGGAGCTATGGAGCCCACCGGAGACGCGGTTCCCTCCCGGTCGGTTACGGCCCCCATTAAAGCCGCGGGGGAGGAGAGGGTCGCGGCGACCCCGCGTCCCCCCAAAACCGTTGGAGAGCCGCGGGGTAAAGGCGGGGGAACCGGTAAAGGACCTGGTGGGCGACCCCCGGGTGAGGAGCGAAGTCCCCGTAAGACGCCCGAGGAACGGGGGGCCCGAAGTGGGGATCGCCCAGGCCCTGAGGACAAGGTCCGGAGACCCTTTGGGGGTCCCCGAAGCGGGGGAGAAGCCCCTCGGGGTCCCCCCACCGGTGGGGAGCAGCGGGGCGAGTGGGGGACGCCTTGGTTATCGGTGGCCGGTGAACTGGAGCCCCCCGAGGACTTTTTACCCCCTCCCGAATGCCCCGTCTTCGAGCCCAGCTGGGCCGAATTCAGCGACCCCCTGGGTTACATCGCCAAGATCCGCCCCATCGCCGAGAAAAGCGGCATCTGCAAGATCCGACCCCCTGCT GACTGGCAGCCCCCCTTCGCCGTGGAGGTGGACAACTTCAGGTTTACACCCCGCATCCAGCGGCTCAACGAGCTGGAG GCGCAGACCCGGGTGAAGCTAAACTACCTGGACCAGATCGCCAAGTTTTGGGAAATCCAGGGTTCCTCGCTGAAGATCCCCAACGTTGAGCGACGCATCCTCGACCTCTACAGCCTCAGCAAG GTGGTGATGGAGGAAGGGGGGTACGAGGCCATTTGCAAGGACCGGCGGTGGGCTCGGGTGGCCCAACGCCTCGCGTACCCCTCGGGGAAAAACATCGGCTCGCTCCTGCGCGCCCACTACGAGCGCATCATCTACCCCTATGAGATGTACCAGTCGGGAGCCAACCTGGTG CAGTGCAACACGCGGCCCTTTGAGAGCGAGGAGAAGGACCGGGAGTACAAACCCCACAGCATCCCGCTGCGCCAGTCCGTCCAGCCTTCCAAGTTCAACAGCTACGGCCGTCGGGCTAAACGCCTGCAGCAGGAG CCGGAGCCGACAGAGGAAGACATCGAGAAAAACCCGGAGCTGAAAAAGCTGCAGATCTACGGGGCCGGCCCCAAAATGTTGGGGTTGGGGCTGGTGGCCAAAGACAAGACCTTGCGTAAGAAAG ATAAAGATGGTCCCGAGTGTCCCCCCACGGTGGTGGTGAAGGAGGAACCGGCGGTATCCGAAGCCAAGGTGGAGCCGGCGTCTCCCCGCGCTTacctggaggggaaggaggagctgcGGCACAGCCCGGAGCCCTGCACCAAAATGACCATGCGCCTGCGCCGCAGCCACAGCAACAGCCAATTC GTTGATTCCTACATCTGCCGGATCTGCTCGCGGGGGGATGAGGACGACAAGCTGCTCCTCTGCGACGGCTGCGACGACAACTACCACATCTTCTGCCTCCTCCCGCCCCTGCCCGAAATCCCCAAGGGCATTTGGCGCTGCCCCAAATGCGTCATGGCG GAATGCAAGCGACCGCCCGAGGCTTTCGGCTTTGAGCAGGCGACGCGGGAATACACCTTGCAGAGCTTCGGGGAGATGGCCGACTCCTTCAAAGCCGACTATTTCAACATGCCCGTCCAT ATGGTCCCCACGGAGCTGGTGGAGAAGGAATTTTGGCGGCTGGTGAACAGCATCGAGGAGGACGTGACGGTGGAGTACGGCGCCGATATCCACTCCAAGGAGTTCGGCAGCGGTTTCCCCATCAGCGACGGCAAAAGGAAGCTCTCGCCGGAGGAGGAG GAGTACGCCGGCAGCGGTTGGAACCTGAACGTGATGCCGGTGTTGAAGCAGTCGGTGCTGTGCCACATCAACGCCGACATTTCGGGGATGAAGGTGCCCTGGCTCTACGTGGGGATGGTcttctctgccttctgctggCACATCGAGGACCACTGGAGCTACTCCATCAACTACCTCCACTG GGGCGAGCCCAAGACGTGGTACGGGGTTCCCTCCTTCGCGGCGGAGCACCTGGAAGAGGTGATGAAGAAGCTGACGCCGGAGCTTTTCGAGAGCCAGCCCGACCTTCTCCACCAACTCGTCACCCTCATGAACCCCAACACCCTCATGGCCCACGGTGTCCCC GTTGTACGGACCAACCAGTGCGCCGGCGAGTTCGTCATCACCTTCCCCCGGGCGTACCACAGCGGGTTCAACCAGGGTTACAACTTCGCCGAAGCCGTCAACTTCTGCACTGCCGACTGG CTGCCTGCCGGCAGGCAGTGCATCGAGCACTACCGCCGTCTGCGACGTTACTGCGTCTTCTCCCACGAGGAACTCATCTGTAAGATGGCGGCTTGCCCCGAAAAGCTGGACCTCAACTTGGCGGCCGCCGTTCACAAAGAGATGTTCGTGCTGGTGCAGGAGGAGCGTAAACTCCGCAAAGCGCTGTTGGAAAAG GGTATTACGGAGGCGGAGCGGGAGGCTTTCGAGCTGTTGCCGGACGACGAGCGGCAGTGCGATAAATGCAAGACGACGTGTTTCCTCTCGGCGCTGGCTTGTTACGACTGTCCCCAGTGCCTCGTCTGCCTCTACCACATGGACGATCTCTGCAAGTGCCCCCGCAGCAAGCAGTACCTCAG GTACCGCTACACGCTGGACGAGCTGCCGGCCATGCTGCACAAGCTGAAGGTGCGAGCAGAGTCCTTCGACACCTGGGCCAACAAGGTCCGCATCGCGCTGGAGGTCGAGGACGGCCGCAAGCGAA CGCTGGAGGAGCTGCGGGCGCTGGAGTCGGAGGCACGGGAGCGCAAGTTCCCCGAGAACGAGCTGCTGCATCGGCTCAAGGGCTGCCTGGGTCAAGCCGAGCGTTGCGTCTCCGAGGCTCTGGGGCTCATCAGCTCCCAGGAGACCGG GGTACCAGCACCCTCGCTGACGGTGGAGGAGCTCCGCGCCTTCCTGGAGCAGATGAACCAGCTGCCCTGCGTCATGCACCAGATCGGGGAGGTCCAG gCGTTGCTGGAGCGCGTGGAGGCTTTCCAAGCGGAGGCACGGGCGGCGCTGGAGTCGGACCCCCCGGGGCCAGGGGCTCTGCGGGGGTTGCTGGAGCGAGGAGCCCGGCTGGGTGTGGAGGTGCCGGAGAGCCGGCGGTTGGAACGGCAGCTGGCCCAGGCCGCTTGGTTGGAGGAGGTGACGGCCACCCTGCGATCTCCTCGCGCCCGCGTCCCCCTCCCAGTCATGCGGGGTCTCATCCAGGCCGGCCGAACCGTCGCCCCCAGCCCGGCCGTCGACGTGGCCATGGCcgagctgcaggagctgctcacCATCGCTCAGCGTTGGGAGGAGAAGGCTCAGATGTGCCTGGAGGCCAG GCAGAAGCACCCCCCGGCCACGCTGGCTGCCATCATTAAAGAAGCAGAGAACATCCCGGCCCTCCTGCCCAACATCCAGGCGCTGAAAGAAGCCCTAGCCAAGGCTCGCGCCTGGATCGCCGACGTGGAGGAGATCCAG AACGGCGACCACTACCCCTGCCTGGATGACCTGGAGGGACTGGTGGCAGTGGGTCGGGATTTACCGGTGCGGTTGGAGGAGCTGCGGCAGCTGGAGGTACAGGTCGGCACGGCTCATTCCTGGCGGGATAAAGCTTCCCGTAccttcctgaagaaaaattCCTGCTACACCTTGTTGGAG GTGCTGTGTCCTTGCGCCGACGCCGGTTCCGACAGCAGCAAGCGGTTGAAGTGGCGGCAGGAGCCGGGGCTTTACAAACTGGACGCCGAGAGCTTGGGGTTGTCGGCGCAGGATCTCCGCGACCCCGGCGCCGTG attGTGGCGTTTAAAGAAggggagcagaaagaaaaagaggggatGCTCCGGCTACGCCACGCCAACGCCCAAAAAGCCGCACCGCCGCTCCCGGGTCCCGGACCACCTTCATGCGTCTGCGGGCAACCGGCGAGCTCCGGCATGCTGCAGTGCCAGCTTTGCCGGGACTGGTTTCACTGTGCTTGCGTAGCTTGGCCCCGCTTGGGTTCTCAAAAACCATCTCCGGCTTGGTGGGAGTGGGACGCCAAATTTCTTTGCCCCCTTTGCCAACGATCGCGGCGTCCTCGGTTGGAAACCATCTTGGCGCTGTTGGTGGCTCTGCAGAAGTTGCCGGTGCGGTTGCCGGAGGGCGAAGCTTTGCAGTGTTTGACCGAACGAGCCATCACTTGGCAGGATCGCGCCCGTCAGCTCCTCGCTTCTCCCGAGGTAGCCGGGCCTTTGGAGCGGTTGGCGGCTCTGCGGCATCGCCTGCACGGGGACGGAGCCGGCGCGTTGCGGGAGGCCAGCCGCAACGAGCAGACGAAG GTGTCGGTGGAGAACGGCGATGCCCCCAGCCCGGAGAAGAACGGCCCCCTGCCCTCGG AGCTGGAGGCGCTGAGCGCGGCGCTGCCGCGGCTGCAGGGCCCGGTGCTGGAGCTGGCGgagggggcgcggcggcggctggAGGAGCTGATGATGGagggggacctgctggaggtGACGCTGGACGAGGCCCAGAGCATCTGGCGGCTGCTGCaggccgcccgcccgccccccctccctctcttccGCCTCCTTCTTGAG ctggagcaggcGGAGCGGCGGGGGGCTCGCGCCCGCGGCCGGGACCCCGAAAGACGTCGGAAACGCCGGGCGGAACGGGGTGACCTCCCCCCCCTGGccaaggaggagctggagccaAAGAGGAGTCGGGGTCCCGAGGGGGGGACCCCCCGGGacagccccccgcccggcccccaTACCCCCGGG gactCGTGA